The Glycine soja cultivar W05 chromosome 8, ASM419377v2, whole genome shotgun sequence genome has a window encoding:
- the LOC114424049 gene encoding uncharacterized protein LOC114424049 — protein MDGRNDRAIADALQALAQAIGNPNRGEAAGAAEYQGLDHFQWNNPPVFNEGYNPDGAQNWIREIEKIFRVMACPEGQKVAFGTYTLVEEAEYWWENTHQCLEAESQDVTWDVFKRVFLEKYFPEDVRNKKEMELLELKLGNMTVAKYAAKFEELVRYFPHYQGRDGESSKCVKFLNGLRPEVKQAVNYQGVR, from the coding sequence ATGGATGGACGGAATGATCGTGCGATAGCTGATGCTCTCCAAGCCTTAGCTCAGGCTATAGGGAATCCAAATAGGGGAGAGGCTGCTGGAGCTGCTGAGTACCAAGGTTTGGATCACTTCCAATGGAACAATCCTCCTGTTTTCAATGAAGGATACAACCCTGATGGTGCTCAGAATTGGATAAgagaaattgagaaaattttccGAGTGATGGCATGTCCGGAGGGGCAAAAAGTTGCTTTTGGTACATATACTCTGGTGGAGGAAGCTGAGTATTGGTGGGAGAATACTCACCAATGCCTAGAGGCTGAAAGTCAAGATGTGACCTGGGATGTCTTCAAGAGGGTATTTTTGGAGAAATACTTTCCTGAGGATGTTAGGAACAAGAAGGAGATGGAGTTATTGGAGCTCAAGCTGGGAAACATGACTGTGGCTAAATATGCAGCCAAGTTTGAGGAGCTAGTGAGGTACTTTCCCCATTATCAAGGGAGAGATGGTGAAAGTTCCAAATGTGTGAAGTTTCTGAATGGCTTGCGACCTGAAGTGAAGCAAGCTGTGAATTACCAGGGTGTTCGTTAG
- the LOC114424048 gene encoding ATP-dependent RNA helicase glh-2-like, producing the protein MCQIWDEDSRDKLSYYRSTSPMNNKKNGPQHRGKLYSTPPKQYGNRPNNQRTIAMGFAGGSGRKPNTFPTQITCYKCGKPGHISSNCADKGMTYFNCRQRGHIQRDCPYPKKEKNSGGLNDQTGHPKATGRVFTLNGAEASKSKDLIQGKCFINGIPLLVLFDFGATHSFISCSCVGKLKLSVSSLNKDLVVETPTSGSVLTSNVCLNCPVEISGRTFVIDLIY; encoded by the exons ATGTGCCAGATTTGGGATGAAGACTCTCGAGACAAGTTGAGCTACTATAGGAGTACGAGTCCAATGAACAACAAAAAGAATGGACCTCAACATCGGGGAAAACTGTACTCAACCCCTCCTAAGCAATATGGTAACCGCCCCAACAATCAGAGGACTATTGCTATGGGGTTTGCGGGTGGTAGTGGTAGAAAACCCAATACTTTCCCTACTCAGATCACTTGTTACAAATGTGGTAAGCCAGGGCACATCTCCTCAAATTGTGCTGATAAAGGCATGACCTATTTTAATTGTAGACAAAGGGGGCATATTCAGAGAGATTGTCCATAtcccaagaaggagaagaataGTGGGGGCCTAAATGACCAAACGGGACATCCGAAGGCCACAGGAAGAGTCTTTACCCTTAACGGTGCCGAAGCTTCGAAATCCAAAGATCTAATCCAAGGAAAATGTTTCATAAATGGGATTCCTTTACTTGTGCTATTCGATTTCGGTGCAACCCATTCTTTTATATCCTGTTCGTGTGTAGGAAAACTTAAGCTTTCAGtgtcttctttaaataaagatcTGGTGGTAGAGACCCCAACTAGTGGTTCTGTGTTAACTTCtaatgtgtgtttgaattgtcCTGTGGAAATTTCTGGTAGAACATTTGTGATTGACCtgattt ACTGA